The nucleotide window TTGTCGGGTTACTTACGTGGCCGTTACATGAAGCAGCGAGCTTTAGGTTTTAGTGGTTCGATTGTTATGGAGCAGTCTTATAATGGCGTTGAAGGGGATTCCGCTTCATCGGCTGAGTTGTTGGCGTTGATTTCATCTATTGCACAATTACCGATGCGTCAAGATTTGGCTATCACTGGATCAATCAATCAGTTCGGGGAAATCCAACCCATCGGCGGTGTAAATGAAAAAATTGAAGGTTTCTATAAGATTTGTCATGCTCGCGGTCTAACGGGTACACAAGGTGTGATTATTCCGCAGGCGAATGCCAGCCATTTAATGCTGAATGTGGAAGTCCGTAAAGCGGTGGAACAAGGTCAGTTCCACATTTATACCATGAGTCATATTGACGATGCGCTGGCTCTATTTACCGGTATCAAGGCTGGTAAGCTGACTAAGAAAGGGACTTTTACAAAAAATAGTGTGAATGCTAAAGTGGTTAAAGCATTAGAGGTGATGAACTTAAAACATGAGTGATGGCTGTTTTGGTTTTCAATAAGCTATTTGATGTTTAGCAAAATAAAAAAGCCGTTAACCTATAATTAGTTTGAAGTGACCCCAAAAAGTTGGACATTTTAGTTAAGCGGCACTTAAGGCCTGATTTCGATATTCTATCGGAGTCAGGCCTTTTAGTTTCACCTTGATTCGTTTTGTATTGTAATACTCAATATAATCTTTAATCTCTTCCATCAGATGCTCAGCACTATTGAATTTCTTGCGATGGTACATCTCTGTTTTTAAAATCCCAAAAAAGTTCTCAGCAACTGCATTATCTAAGCAGTTCCCTTTTCTTGACATACTCTGAGTTAATCCATTTTCTTTCAGTAGCTTCTGTACATCACTATGCTGATACTGCCAGCCTTGATCACTGTGGAATATGGGTTTGACTTTGCCTGTTAACTTATTGATTGCTTCTTTAAGCATGTCGGTCACCAGTGGTAGCCGTGCACTCTTAGCCACTCGATAACTAATCACTTCTTGGTTAAACAGGTCAATCACCGGGGATAAGTAAACTCGCTGTTCTCCGACTTTAAACTCCGTGACATCGGTGACCCATTTTTTATCCGGTGCATCAACATGGAAGTTTCTTTGAAGCACATTCTCGGCAATTCGGCCTACTTGACCTCTATAGGATCGGTAACGCTTTGGCCTGACGAATGACTTCAAGTTCAGTTCTTGCATTAAACGTTGAACGGCCTTCTTGTTTAAAAAGTGACCTAAGCGTCTTAACGCATAGGTCATGCGTCGATACCCATAACGACCTTTATGTTCATTAAAGAGTTGTTGAATCGCTCTTTTAACGTCCGCATAACGATCAGGCAGCGCACTGCGCGCCTGATGGTAATAAAACACACTTCGTGCAAGCCCTGCGGCCTTGAGAAGATGTTTAAGTGGATAGAACTTTCTAAGCTTATCTATGAGCCCTGCTTTTTCTTGCTTTGGCGTTCTTTTTCCTGAAGCAGGGCATCGAGCTTTTTTAAATAGGCATTCTCCGCTCGACGGTATTCGAGTTCTTCTCGTAACTCTTCTAGGCTCATTTGTTCGGTTGGTTTAATGGTTTCTTGCTTTTGGTTTTTTTTCATTTTTCTACCCTGCTTTTTAGGTTGTAAGCCTGAAAGGCCGAACCGTTCGAATTGAGTGAGCCAAGTAGAAATCGTACCCGCAGAACTCATGTTATAGACAATACTGGTATAACTAATAGACCAGTGATTTTCACGCATGTGTTTTAGGATACGATATTTGTCTTCAAAAGAGTATGGTGTGTTACGTTTGATAAACGCATTTTGACCATGGAAACGATAGACTTGTGTCCAGTAACGGATATAGCGATCTGGAATACCGAGTCGCTTGGAAATGGACAGACTGGATTCATGAGAAAGGCATTGCTTAGCAATCGCCAGTTTAAATTCTCGATTGTATTTGGACATGAAAAACCCCCAAAGTTGGTGTCCAACATTTGGGGGTCACTTCAGTTGGTTAACGGCTTTTTTATTTGAATGACAATGTCAGTGCACTTTAAAAGCGATTGATTGAGCGATATCAATAGAGCGCTTCAATCTCTTCGTCGGATAATTCCATGACCTGTTTTTCCAAAGTATTTATCGCACTCAGAAGTAGTTCGGAAATCTCGACTAATTTAGCCATTTGCTCTTGGGCGCTTTTCATGTTTTTTTCACGTAATTTGTCGGTAGAAGTGAATAGGGCTGCAAACAAGCCTTTTGGTTTTTTGACTTCACCGAAAATCAATTTGAATATCTCCATATAGACTTGGTGCAACATCGCATGTGGCGCATCGATTGCCGAATACCCTGGCAAACTTGAAAGCATCTGGCCTTTGCCATAATACCATTGACCGAACTTACAATTAGTGTGAATGACAGGTACATGGTTTTGGTCTACAGAAAAACCATTGATAATCGCCTGAGCATAAGCACGCCACTGTATATGAGCGGCTTTGGCTGCTCTTAATTGTATAACGATGTCCTTTTTTGTCATCCTGTAGGATTCCTTTGTTCATTTAGTCTTTTATTATGGTCGTTTTAAGTGCTTTCAATAAGATTGAACGGCTTTAGGTCAATTTTAGTCAACTGCTTAACCATTTAAAATAGCAAACAGTCAGATAGCGCACGATTTAGTTGATTCTAAATAAGAATGGGGAGAAAACAACCCAAAAACCCTCTTATTTTTAGGTTGTTTTTTGAATATGAAAAACTTAATATGAATAGATTATTATTTAGTAAGTCTTATTGCTTAAATAATTGATTGTAAGCAAAGTTTGTTGAGGATTTTTATTTGCTTTGGTTGTCCGTGACTGAATTGCCGTTGCGAGCTTTCCAGCTTTTCACAACATGATGGCGCCATAACAATTGCAATACCAGATAAGAGATTAAACCCAGTACCAAGCCGACTACCGCACTGCCTAAATATAAAGGCATCCATAAGTCACCTAATACATGAACCATCCAATGCCAGCTTAACTCAAATGAGAGTTCTTCAGTGGCTTCTTGGCCAAGTAGATAAGTACCAACAACATAGTTGAAATAAAAAATAGGTCCCATTGTCAGGGGATTGCTTATCCAAACTAACGCCACACTTAGTGGCAGATTCGCCCTAAAGAGCACGGCGCTGATAGCAGAAAATATCATTTGTGAAGGAAGCGGAATAGACATCCAGAAAAGTCCGATAATGAAGGCTTTAGATACCGAATGTCGATTAAGGTGCCAAATATTAGGATTATGTAACCACTTACCAAGCACGCCCAAACCCTGCATGTTTTTAATTTTATCAGGGTGGGGTAAATAACGTTTAATGAGTTTTTTGGGCATGTTTATTCAATTTGTTATTGGCTTACTCTGTAGCGCTATTCTATGTTATCAGCTAACTAACTTTCTACCCTTATGGAGTGGTTGGTTACTGGTAGGCTTGATTATTGTGCCGCTTTTTTCCATGAAAATGGTTGAGAAAACCTTACCGTTAAAGGTTAACTTGCTGTTTTTAAACATAAAAGAACAAGCTGTTTCGCGTGTTGTTTATTCGATGCTGAATTTTCTTCTGGGAGCAATTATTGGGGTAAATATCGTCTTTTGGCAGGCTTTTTTTGCACCTAAGATAGAGGGGTTTTGGTTTAACCAACATGTTATGTTGGATGTGAAGTTGATACAAATACCCCGTTTAAATCAAACCAATCACTTTTATAAACTCTCTTTTGACGCTGAATTAAACACAATCACGCAGAGTGTTAATGCCACCTCGGTGTCTAATTCTAAGCACCAAACCTGGTTTTTCAATAAACCTAAAATCAAAATCACTTGGTATATGGATATTGATGAATTCAATACTCTCCAGCGTGTACCTAAGGTTGGCGAAACTTGGCGGTTTTATGCCAAGCTGAAAAGCAATCACGCCTCAATCAATCCTGGCACAAGAGATTATGAGGCTTGGTTATTTCAAAATCATATTGACGCCAAAGCCTCTGTTTCAGGAGTATTCATTAAGTCTAACAATCAAACAGTACCGATAAAGACGTCATTCACAGCGATTAATCTCAAAGAGCAAAATTGGAAGGATTATCGGGTCTGGCGAGAGCGGATCGCACTATATCTATCTCAACTTTATGACAAAAGCGATTATCAGGGCGTTTATAACGCTTTACTGATTGGTGATAAAGGACTGATAAAAGATGAATCTTGGAAGCTGTTTCAACAAACCGGAACCATCCATTTAATGGCGATATCCGGATTGCATATGGGGATTATGGCGTTAATAGGATTTTGGGTGTTTAAAGCGGTTTGGTGGTTAGGGGCATATCGACAAACGCGGGTTATATTGCCGACCTTCAGCGCATTGGGGGCGATACTGTTTGCCACGGCGTATCTGTTTGTTTCTGGCGGAGCTATTCCTACCCAAAGAGCGTGGATCATGGTTGTTACCATTTTAGGTTTTTTGTGGATTAAAAGAGAGTTTCGTCCCTGGTATGCATTGGCCATGGCGGCATTTTTAGTCGTTCTATGGGATTCACGAGCACTATTGAGTAGCGGTTTTTGGTTGTCGTTTGTGGCGGTCGGGTTGATTTTCTTGAGTTTACCGCTCTATAAAGACAAACCTAAATGGAAACAATTAATCGCGATTCAACTGATGTTATCCGCAGGCTTAGCACCGCTGATTTTATGGAACTTTTATGAAGTGCCTTTGTATGGTTTGTTAGCCAATTTAGTTGCGGTGCCTTTTGTATCAATCGTTGGCTTGCCATCGCTTATCTTGGGCGCCTTTATAGGCCTCTTTTCCCGTGATTTGTCCCAGGACTATTTCAGGCAGGTGGATTGGTTATGGTCACAGTTCTGGGGGTATTTGCAGTGGGTGGCAACCTTGCCCAGAGTCGAGTTGGTAACCATGCAGCACAGTTGGTTTTGGTTAATGATTGTGTTGCTGGTCTTTGCAGGCGTTTATCGCACTTTTATAAAGTTACAGTCACGTTATCGATTATCTTCTTGGTGGTTTACCGCGGTTTTAATGGTTTATTTTGTGGTCTTGATTTTTTATCCTTATAAACTCGATAGGCCAAATTCTGATAATCTTTCGTCTAATCTTGAAAAACGCAATAACCAGGCCTGGTTAACGGTGTTGGATGTGGGGCAAGGGCAGGCAATTGTGATTGAAACCGCTAAGCATGTGGTGGTTTATGATACCGGAGCCAAGTGGGGCGAAACTACCGATGCGGCCAAAGCCGTGTTGCTTCCTTATCTAAAATCGAAAGCTTGGCAAGCGGTTGATTTGTTGATTGTGAGCCATAGCGATATCGACCATGCCGGTGGTACTCAGAGTGTTTTGGATAACATCCCGGTAAACCAACTTATCAGTGGACAAGCTTTTGAGGTGAATAAGCTGATTGCTCAAAATCAGTCAGCCAAACAAATCAAAGACAGAATCTATCCCAAGTTTGTCGCTTGTGACAATCAGCAGGCCTGGTGGTTTGATGGCATTCATTTCGAGATTTTGTCACCATATGGCATTCAACCTACAACGGAGCATGCCAAGCAAAATAAAACCCTGAACCATGTCGGTAATAGATTGAAGTCCGATAACGACCTCTCTTGTGTGTTGAAGGTTTCCAATGGCATACAGAGTGTATTGATTACTGGGGACCTAAGTGCAAAAGGCGAGGGTGTCTTACTTGACAATTATCGTGATAGACCAGAAAAAATCCAGGCCAATCTACTGGTTGCCGGCCATCATGGCAGTAAATATTCCAGTTCAACCGAGTTCTTGAACGCCGTTAACCCCAATAAGGTGGTTTTTTCCTCAGGTTATCTCAACCGTTATCGGTTTCCGAATCAGGAGGTGATTCAACGATTCAATGATTTAAATATTCAAAATCGAGTAAATTGGTGGAACACGGCCTGTTCTGGAGCGCTCTCTTTTGAATTGCAGAAATATGGAATCGATTTACGTTATGAAGCTCGCAAAACCCTGCATAAATGGTATCATCACTCCTGTTTGAAATCTCAGCAAGGAACCTATTTTCAGTGAGTTGGCCGCAATTTTGGATTAAGAAAACCTGGCAAACCCAGTTATTGTCACCACTAGCCAAATTGGTCTGTTGGGAGGCGTCGCGTCGCCTTAAAAAGTTCCGTGCGACACCGCCAGCAAAACAAACCAAAGCTAAAGTGATTGTGGTGGGCAATGTGGTGGTAGGTGGCACCGGTAAAACCCCTTTTATTATTTGGCTGGCTAACAGCTTGCAAGCCAAGGGGCTCAAAGTCGGGATTATCAGTCGTGGCTATGGCGCGAAAAACGATCAATGGCCTTATTGGGTGACCAGTAGCAGTCAAGCGCAAGATTGCGGTGACGAACCTTTAATGTTGTATAAACAGACCGGTTGTGCGGTAGCGGTTGCGCCTAAACGTCTTCAGGCCTTGCAGTTGCTGAATAAAAAAGCGCAGTGTGATGTGGTGATTAGCGACGATGGCTTGCAACATTACGCTTTGGCGCGAGATATTGAAATTGTGTTGATTGATGCCAAAAGACAATTCGGCAACGGTTACTGTATGCCTTCTGGCCCTTTAAGAGAACCGCTCAAAAGAATCACACGAGTTGATTTTACGGTATGGAATGGCTTGTCAAAATCCGAATCGATTCCACAGCTCGACATCGCTCAGGCCAACCCTTCGACCATGCAATTACAACCAGCCTGTTTTCGTTTGGTCGGTTGGCCGGATATTAGCCTTACGATTGATGGGTTTATGGCTAAATACCCAGATAAGTCGGTGTTGGCCATGGCAGGAATCGGTAATCCAAAACGGTTTTTTGAAACCTTGGAAAACTTGGGGTTGAAGGTGGATGGAAAGACCTTTGATGACCATTATGCCTATCAAAAAAAGGATCTCAACAAACTGGTGACCGAATGTGTTGAGCCAATCGATCGAAAACCGTTGGTTATGACTGAAAAAGATGCGGTAAAATGTACCCAATTTGCTGAATCGGAAAAACATTGGTGGTATTTGCAGGTAGCCGCGGTGTGTGATGATCAGATTATTAAAGAGATTATTCAACGTTGTAAGTAATCAGCGAATACTCTAAACCAGTAAGAATAAACCAATTAAGAGTCAAAAATGGATCCAAAATTATTAGAAATCTTAGTTTGTCCCGTCAGTAAAACCAAACTCATCTTCGATAAGTCGGCGCAAGAGTTAATCTCTACCGCGGCTAATTTGGCTTTTCCTGTAAGAGACGGTATTCCCATTCTGCTTGAAGACGAAGCGCGCCAATTGAGTGCCGAAGAAGTTGAAAGCTACCGTAAACAAAAAAGCTGATTCGTTATTTATGTCCTTTACGATTATTATTCCTGCCCGTTTTGAATCAAGCCGTTTACCCGGTAAGCCGTTGATGGATATCCATGGCAAGCCGATGATTCAATGGACTTGGGAAAAAGCGAAGTCTTCAGGCGCCGCACGTGTGATTGTCGCAACCGAATCAGTTCTAGTAGAGCAGGCTTGCAAGGCATTTGGTGCGGAAGTGATTATGACTCGTGCCGACCACCAATCGGGCACCGAACGTATTGCCGAAGTGATTGATCTGGCTGGGATTTCAGGCGATGAGATTTTGGTGAATGTTCAGGGTGATGAGCCAATGCTGCCTGCAGAACTTATCCATCAGGTGGCTGAAGGATTGGAACAACATCCAGAAATCTCCATGGCCACCTTGTGCGAACCGATTGTCGATATTGCCACGGTGTTTGATCCCAATGCGGTTAAAGTCAGCCGAGATGTGGCTAATCGTGCCATCAACTTCAGCCGGGCACCTTTGCCATGGTCTCGTGATACCTTTGCCGCTGAACATAAAACCATGCCAACCAATTGGGCCTATAAACGCCATATCGGTTTATACGCTTATCGTGCGGGTTTTGTAAAACAGTATGTGGCCTGGCCAGAGTGTGACTTGGAACATGTTGAGAAGCTGGAACAATTGCGCGTGTTATGGCATGGCGAAAAAATTCTGGTGTTGGATGCGCATTGCGATGCGGGAGTCGGTGTGGATACCGAGGCGGATTTAAAGCAAGTGCGTTTACTTTTACAAGACAAAACGCTTTGAAAGCCAATCACTCAATGATAATTTATCACTATGTTTAAATACCTGACTTTATTAGCGGTTGTCTATTTCTTCTACTGGCTAATCAAACAGAAAATGCGTAACCGCAAGTTAGAATCTCAAGGCATCGTGGTCGAGCAGAAGGGCATGCGCCCGATTACCCTGATGAGTATCGTCATGGTGGTGATGTATGGCGGCTATATGATTTACTTTTTATTGTTTCAAAACCAGTCGGGTTAAGATTGTGTTGCACTTTATCTTAGGCGGCGCTCGTTCGGGTAAAAGTCGCTTTGCTGAAAATCTAGCCAAGCAGTTTGAATCTCAAGGTAAGACGGTGTTTTATGTTGCCACCGCAACAACACAATATGTCGATGAGAACGACCAAACTCAGGTTAATCAAGAGATGCTACAACGCATCGAGATTCATCAATCCGACCGTCCAAGCCATTGGCAAACCATCGAATCCCCAATCCATCTCAGCAAAACCTTGCGAAGTTTAGATAGTCAAAACCACTGTATCTTGATTGATTGCTTAACGCTGTGGAGTTTGAATCTACTTGAAGCCGATTCAATGCAATCTGAAAAGCGGAATTTAATGGCGTGTCTAGCCACTTTATCGGCTGAGGTCATTATGGTGAGCAATGAAGTCGGTATGGGTATTGTGCCATTGGGTGAGTTTACTCGTCAGTATGTGGACGAGTTGGGGCGATTGCATCAAGAGATTGCAGCAGCGTCCCAGAACATGATCTTTATGGTGGCAGGGCAACCTATTACCGTAAAAAATTGACTACCGTAAAAGCTTGAGTAGTCGTTTCTTGTAGCACATCCCGTTCTTATCAGGGGTTACTTCAAAGCACTTTTTAAGATTAGTAAATTTATGCTGAATCGCGATTAATGCACTTTAAAATATGAAATAGTTTTATGAAACCGATTGATACCATCAGTATGGAATTGGCGCAACAACGTCAAAATTCGCTTACCAAACCGCCCGGTTCTTTAGGGCAACTGGAGGCTATCGCCATTCAGTTAGCCGCTTGCCAAGGCACATCTTGTCCGCAAATCAAACAGCCGTGGATAAGTGTATTTGCCGCCGATCATGGCATTACCGAAGAGGGGGTTTCCGCCTTTCCAGCAGTGGTGACACAAGAGATGGTTAAAAACTTTTCTGCTGGCGGTGCGGCGATAACGGTTATCTCTAAGCAAGAGAAAGCCTATTTTGAGGTGGTGGATGTTGGGGTGTTCAATGATGTCTCACCTTTGCCTAATTTAGTCTCTGAACGGGTGGCGCCAGGAAGTTTTAACTTTGCCCAACAGCCAGCGATGAATCAAACCATGTTGGCTCAAGCGATGCAGGTAGGCAAAAACGCGGTTGCCCGTGCTCTATCAAAAGGTGCCGACCTGTTTATTGCCGGTGAAATGGGCATTGGCAATACCAG belongs to Thiomicrorhabdus immobilis and includes:
- the kdsB gene encoding 3-deoxy-manno-octulosonate cytidylyltransferase, which encodes MSFTIIIPARFESSRLPGKPLMDIHGKPMIQWTWEKAKSSGAARVIVATESVLVEQACKAFGAEVIMTRADHQSGTERIAEVIDLAGISGDEILVNVQGDEPMLPAELIHQVAEGLEQHPEISMATLCEPIVDIATVFDPNAVKVSRDVANRAINFSRAPLPWSRDTFAAEHKTMPTNWAYKRHIGLYAYRAGFVKQYVAWPECDLEHVEKLEQLRVLWHGEKILVLDAHCDAGVGVDTEADLKQVRLLLQDKTL
- a CDS encoding CZB domain-containing protein; its protein translation is MTKKDIVIQLRAAKAAHIQWRAYAQAIINGFSVDQNHVPVIHTNCKFGQWYYGKGQMLSSLPGYSAIDAPHAMLHQVYMEIFKLIFGEVKKPKGLFAALFTSTDKLREKNMKSAQEQMAKLVEISELLLSAINTLEKQVMELSDEEIEALY
- the lpxK gene encoding tetraacyldisaccharide 4'-kinase; amino-acid sequence: MSWPQFWIKKTWQTQLLSPLAKLVCWEASRRLKKFRATPPAKQTKAKVIVVGNVVVGGTGKTPFIIWLANSLQAKGLKVGIISRGYGAKNDQWPYWVTSSSQAQDCGDEPLMLYKQTGCAVAVAPKRLQALQLLNKKAQCDVVISDDGLQHYALARDIEIVLIDAKRQFGNGYCMPSGPLREPLKRITRVDFTVWNGLSKSESIPQLDIAQANPSTMQLQPACFRLVGWPDISLTIDGFMAKYPDKSVLAMAGIGNPKRFFETLENLGLKVDGKTFDDHYAYQKKDLNKLVTECVEPIDRKPLVMTEKDAVKCTQFAESEKHWWYLQVAAVCDDQIIKEIIQRCK
- a CDS encoding transposase is translated as MSKYNREFKLAIAKQCLSHESSLSISKRLGIPDRYIRYWTQVYRFHGQNAFIKRNTPYSFEDKYRILKHMRENHWSISYTSIVYNMSSAGTISTWLTQFERFGLSGLQPKKQGRKMKKNQKQETIKPTEQMSLEELREELEYRRAENAYLKKLDALLQEKERQSKKKQGS
- a CDS encoding IS3 family transposase, which produces MPSSGECLFKKARCPASGKRTPKQEKAGLIDKLRKFYPLKHLLKAAGLARSVFYYHQARSALPDRYADVKRAIQQLFNEHKGRYGYRRMTYALRRLGHFLNKKAVQRLMQELNLKSFVRPKRYRSYRGQVGRIAENVLQRNFHVDAPDKKWVTDVTEFKVGEQRVYLSPVIDLFNQEVISYRVAKSARLPLVTDMLKEAINKLTGKVKPIFHSDQGWQYQHSDVQKLLKENGLTQSMSRKGNCLDNAVAENFFGILKTEMYHRKKFNSAEHLMEEIKDYIEYYNTKRIKVKLKGLTPIEYRNQALSAA
- a CDS encoding DNA internalization-related competence protein ComEC/Rec2 → MFIQFVIGLLCSAILCYQLTNFLPLWSGWLLVGLIIVPLFSMKMVEKTLPLKVNLLFLNIKEQAVSRVVYSMLNFLLGAIIGVNIVFWQAFFAPKIEGFWFNQHVMLDVKLIQIPRLNQTNHFYKLSFDAELNTITQSVNATSVSNSKHQTWFFNKPKIKITWYMDIDEFNTLQRVPKVGETWRFYAKLKSNHASINPGTRDYEAWLFQNHIDAKASVSGVFIKSNNQTVPIKTSFTAINLKEQNWKDYRVWRERIALYLSQLYDKSDYQGVYNALLIGDKGLIKDESWKLFQQTGTIHLMAISGLHMGIMALIGFWVFKAVWWLGAYRQTRVILPTFSALGAILFATAYLFVSGGAIPTQRAWIMVVTILGFLWIKREFRPWYALAMAAFLVVLWDSRALLSSGFWLSFVAVGLIFLSLPLYKDKPKWKQLIAIQLMLSAGLAPLILWNFYEVPLYGLLANLVAVPFVSIVGLPSLILGAFIGLFSRDLSQDYFRQVDWLWSQFWGYLQWVATLPRVELVTMQHSWFWLMIVLLVFAGVYRTFIKLQSRYRLSSWWFTAVLMVYFVVLIFYPYKLDRPNSDNLSSNLEKRNNQAWLTVLDVGQGQAIVIETAKHVVVYDTGAKWGETTDAAKAVLLPYLKSKAWQAVDLLIVSHSDIDHAGGTQSVLDNIPVNQLISGQAFEVNKLIAQNQSAKQIKDRIYPKFVACDNQQAWWFDGIHFEILSPYGIQPTTEHAKQNKTLNHVGNRLKSDNDLSCVLKVSNGIQSVLITGDLSAKGEGVLLDNYRDRPEKIQANLLVAGHHGSKYSSSTEFLNAVNPNKVVFSSGYLNRYRFPNQEVIQRFNDLNIQNRVNWWNTACSGALSFELQKYGIDLRYEARKTLHKWYHHSCLKSQQGTYFQ
- a CDS encoding DUF2062 domain-containing protein; this translates as MPKKLIKRYLPHPDKIKNMQGLGVLGKWLHNPNIWHLNRHSVSKAFIIGLFWMSIPLPSQMIFSAISAVLFRANLPLSVALVWISNPLTMGPIFYFNYVVGTYLLGQEATEELSFELSWHWMVHVLGDLWMPLYLGSAVVGLVLGLISYLVLQLLWRHHVVKSWKARNGNSVTDNQSK
- the cobT gene encoding nicotinate-nucleotide--dimethylbenzimidazole phosphoribosyltransferase — protein: MKPIDTISMELAQQRQNSLTKPPGSLGQLEAIAIQLAACQGTSCPQIKQPWISVFAADHGITEEGVSAFPAVVTQEMVKNFSAGGAAITVISKQEKAYFEVVDVGVFNDVSPLPNLVSERVAPGSFNFAQQPAMNQTMLAQAMQVGKNAVARALSKGADLFIAGEMGIGNTSSAAVIISQLCQLPLANLVGRGTGVNDEQLLHKYKVLKAALNLHQADMQTPEDVLRCIGGLEIAALTGAYLECAREGLPMVVDGVIACAAALLAYEMQPAVKPWMLFGHQSIEPAQQAVFKHIDVTPILDLEMRLGEGSGAAMALPIIRLACALHANMATFEEAQVSDAH
- the cobU gene encoding bifunctional adenosylcobinamide kinase/adenosylcobinamide-phosphate guanylyltransferase — protein: MLHFILGGARSGKSRFAENLAKQFESQGKTVFYVATATTQYVDENDQTQVNQEMLQRIEIHQSDRPSHWQTIESPIHLSKTLRSLDSQNHCILIDCLTLWSLNLLEADSMQSEKRNLMACLATLSAEVIMVSNEVGMGIVPLGEFTRQYVDELGRLHQEIAAASQNMIFMVAGQPITVKN
- a CDS encoding Trm112 family protein — encoded protein: MDPKLLEILVCPVSKTKLIFDKSAQELISTAANLAFPVRDGIPILLEDEARQLSAEEVESYRKQKS